From Coturnix japonica isolate 7356 chromosome 1, Coturnix japonica 2.1, whole genome shotgun sequence, the proteins below share one genomic window:
- the RAB38 gene encoding ras-related protein Rab-38, with product MQKHNQKEHLYKLLVIGDLGVGKTSIIKRYVHQNFSPHYRATIGVDFALKVLSWDAETVVRLQLWDIAGQERFGNMTRVYYREAMGAFIVFDVTRPATFEAVTKWKEDLDSKLVLPNGKPVPTVLLANKCDQGIDVLMNNGIKMDQFCKENGFVGWFETSAKENININEASRCLVKHIIATESDPVQPIETDIIKPHLNSGKIVSCSACFKS from the exons ATGCAGAAGCACAACCAAAAGGAGCACCTCTACAAGCTGCTGGTGATTGGGGACCTGGGAGTGGGCAAAACTAGCATCATCAAGCGCTATGTCCACCAGAATTTCTCCCCCCACTACCGGGCCACCATTGGGGTGGACTTTGCCTTGAAGGTCCTCAGTTGGGATGCTGAGACCGTGGTAcggctgcagctctgggataTTGCAG GTCAGGAAAGATTTGGAAACATGACCAGGGTCTACTACAGAGAGGCCATGGGAGCATTTATTGTCTTTGATGTTACAAGACCTGCAACATTCGAAGCTGtgacaaaatggaaagaagattTGGACTCTAAGCTTGTTCTTCCAAATGGCAAACCTGTGCCAACAGTCCTCTTAGCAAACAAATGTGACCAGGGAATAGACGTTCTTATGAACAACGGCATCAAGATGGATCAGTTCTGCAAGGAAAATGGGTTCGTGGGCTGGTTTGAAACATCAGCCAAG GAAAATATAAACATCAATGAAGCTTCCAGATGCTTGGTGAAACACATAATTGCTACTGAGAGTGATCCAGTTCAGCCTATTGAAACAGATATTATAAAACCACACTTGAATTCTGGCAAGATTGTCAGTTGTTCAGCTTGCTTTAAATCCTAA